From Acipenser ruthenus chromosome 2, fAciRut3.2 maternal haplotype, whole genome shotgun sequence, a single genomic window includes:
- the LOC117408876 gene encoding rho-related GTP-binding protein RhoH-like, translated as MTSIKCVLVGDTAVGKTALLVRFTSETFPDLYKPTVYENTGVEVFMDGIQISLGLWDTAGNDAFKGIRPLSFQQADVVLVCYAVTNHTSFVNIRHKWINEVRSYLPQTPVLVVATQTDQREMGPNRSSCITPVDGKRLAHDIKAKGYLECSALSNRGVQQVFECAVRTAINQGKKQTRRKLFDINQCTIF; from the coding sequence ATGACTTCCATTAAATGTGTCCTGGTCGGCGACACCGCGGTTGGAAAGACTGCCCTGTTGGTGCGATTCACCAGCGAGACCTTTCCAGATTTATACAAGCCAACGGTGTATGAGAACACAGGTGTGGAAGTCTTCATGGACGGAATACAGATCAGTTTGGGACTGTGGGACACCGCAGGGAATGACGCCTTTAAAGGAATCCGTCCGCTGTCATTTCAGCAGGCTGATGTGGTTCTGGTTTGCTACGCTGTGACCAACCATACCTCATTTGTGAACATTCGCCACAAGTGGATCAATGAGGTCAGGAGCTACCTGCCCCAAACTCCAGTGCTGGTGGTGGCTACCCAGACAGACCAGCGGGAAATGGGACCAaaccgctcctcctgcatcacccCCGTTGATGGCAAGAGACTGGCTCATGATATCAAAGCAAAGGGCTACTTGGAGTGCTCCGCACTCAGCAACAGAGGAGTGCAGCAGGTTTTTGAATGTGCCGTTCGCACTGCAATCAACCAAGGGAAAAAACAGACCAGAAGAAAGCTTTTTGACATAAATCAGTGTACAATATTTTAA